The genomic interval CGACCTGATCAGAGTGCACCACTGCCGGTACCGCGTTCACGGCGGCCGTAGAGTGAGAGGTCCCCCCTAAGCCATGAAAGCTATTGCCCTTTCCTGAGGCGGAGGAGTTCGCTTGTAGGCGATTTACCACCGAGACGGGTTCGGCCGCCACCACCGAGGGCGCTGGCTTGTTGGATTTAGGAGAGGCTGCGGCAACAGGCGCCGCGGGCGTGGCTGCTGGGGCTGGCTTATCCAAGTCTTGCAGTCGCTTCTCATACTGCTGACGCAGCTGGTCTAGCTCCCGTAAGCTCTGATCCATTTGCTCATCCTTCGCTGAGCTACTACCATAGCTGCTGCTCGTGGCCACGCTGCCGGAAGAGTAAGCAGCAGGCTCCGGAGCGTAGAGCTGCTGCTGCGTGCGCTGCATCCGGCTTTGCATGGCTGCTACATTCGGATCCGTCTTCGGGTCGTACGCCTGCGAGGGTTGGCCAGGCTGCACGGCATAGTTTAAGCCTGTAGTGGGCTGACTCGTGATCGCAGCAGCGGCAGTATCCAGCGGAGCCGGAGGCGTAGTGAACGCTAAGCCGTTGTGGTGCGTGCTGTCCTGAGGAGCTGCGTAGGCATCGAGCTTACTGCCAAAGAGCACCGTTTTGCCGGCAGAAGGAAGCGACGTGTTGAGGCCACTCATGCCAGCCCCCGCTTCGGCGGTGGGCACGCCTTTACCACCACCACCTAAGACAAAGAGAATAGTCAAGAAAATGACGGAAGGAAGGGGAATGAACAGCAGGAGCCGCCGCTTCTTAATGAACTCCTGGGTGAGTTTTGGAGCGCTCATAGTCGTAGAAATAAGAGGGAGTTAGCGACGGGTCTCTGTTTGTAGATCGTTGTTTTGCACCACGCGCCACCGCTCCATCAAGAAGCCGTGGGGGTTGTTGGTCGAGCGCGACACATCGCGCAGGTAGCATTCCGAAATCAAGTTGCGGGTAGTGACCGTGGACGTCCGGATGATGTGTTGCTGGGCGTAGCACTTGGCGTAGTAACCACTGCCACTAGGCTGCACGGTGACGCTGTCCACGCGAATATCCTGACTGACGTTCTTCTGAATCAGCTCGTTGATGTAGCCGCTTTCTTTCAGGTACTCGTACTGCTGCTGCGCACTGGCATCAGCCAGGTACATCGCTTGACTCATGTTGTACTGAATCGCCTTATCGTCTGGATCCAGCGTGAAAAACAGCTCGTGAAAGCGCTTCACGTGATCTTGCACCTCCACCGGTCGATTCTCCTTTACACTGTGGGCGCTAGCCGTCATCAACTGCCCATTATTCAGTAGGTAGATATTGTCCAGCGCAATCATGGTGCTCTTGTGGCCGGAGTAGATGGCATAGACCGTGATCAGCAGGCAGAACAGCGCCAGGGTGAAAAACATGGTTCTGCTTTGCTGATGAGCAGAGTCGATATTTTTGAGGGTACGGAACATCGCAGTAATTTCTTAGGGTGGATTAAGAAGCGGTATTCTTGTAGCCTTTTTGATTGCCCACGCTACCAGGTACCTTATTGTTTTTGATGTCGGAGAGCATTTGTCCAGCCATATTTAAGCCCCGGCCTACTGTTTGCCCCGCCACGGCCCCGGCCGCGCCGCCGGCGATTCCACCGGCTGTGTTGCCCGCATTGTTCATGAACTTGGTGATGTTGGTCAGGCCGCTAGCTGCTACAATCCAACCGGATACTGAAGGCACGGTGAAGTAGCCCGCAATGGCAATCACCAGGAAGATCATGTAGCCGTAGTCGGCTTTCTCCAGATCGGCCCCGGCCTGGATCTGTTGAATATCGAGGTTGAGCATCATCACCTGAATCTTGGCAATGATGGCCCCGAAGATGTTGGCCACCGGCAGCCACAGGAAGATGTTGACGTAGCGTGAAAACCAGTTTGTCAGCGTGCTCTCAAAGCCCGGCCAGATCGCAAACCCAAAGCTGATCGGGCCAATGATGGAGAGAATGATCAGAAAGAAGGTGCGAACCGTGCTGATAACCAGGGCGGCCGAATCATGACACAGCTCCAGGACATTACGCATCCACTCCCGGAAATTCTTTTGCACTTGGTACGCCGCGCGATTAAAATACAGGGCCGCTTGTCCGCCGAAATCCAACGCATCTTTAGTTTCTAGCTCCTTCTCAAATGCCTCATCCGATTCGTAGGGCGCGTTCTCGGGCCGCTTGGCTAGCAACGCTTTCTTACGTTCCTGCAACTGAATGATGTTCTGGTTTTGTACCCGCACAATGGAGGATGTAGCGGAAGAAATAGCACCCAGCCCCGTATTCAAGGCCCCGAGCATGTAAGGAAAAAGCGCAATGGCGATGCCGATCCCGAAGGGACGCATCAGTGGCCACCAGTCAAGCGGCTCGGTAGTGGCCAGGCTGCGCCAAACCTTGCTACCGATGAACACCATAGCACCTACGCCCCCTAGGGCGCGGCCCACGTTAACGAGGTCGGCGCACAAGGGCAGCATTTCGTTGTAGAGGTTGTCGAGCAGTTGTTGCAGCGACTCGACCGGAATCGATACCTGAAGCAGGAAGGAGAGAAGCATAGTCGTTAGTTGGATAGCCCGTAGAGCTGTTTGAGAAGTTGATTATCCGTTGCTGCTTTGGTCTGCTGGGCCGCAATGGCCTGGTTGCGCCGGGTGAAGTAGGAGACGAGCTCGTATTGGTGCACCACCTTGTCGGAGAGCTTGTCGATGAACTTCAGCCGCTGGGCGTCCGTCATCTTGGCTGCGTTGGGGGTAATGATTGTGGTCAAGTCATCGAGCAGCCCGACGTTTTCCGAGAGCAGCACCGTGTAGCCCTTGATCATCCCCTGGATCTGGACGGGCGTCAGGTAGGGGTTGCTCCGCAGCTGGGTCATGTTCTGCGCGTAGAGGGCTAGCGTGCGGTCCTGATAAGTCCAGATCGTTTTCACGCGCTGATAATCCTTCACCACCGAGTTGATCTTGAGCAGACTCGAGTACCACTCTTCGTGCATGGCGGCCGTCTGATCCGTGAGCTTCTTGATGACGGCCTGGGTGTTGGTGCCCTTCTTGACAATGGTATTACCCAAAGCACGAAGGGTAGTCAGAAAGCCTTGATGGGTCGCCTGCTTGGTCGCCTGTTTTTCAGCGATTGGCATTGTGACGACGAACTGGGCGCGGGCAGCGTGCGACAGGAGCCCCAGGGCCACCATTGCGAGTAAGGTTTTGAGCTGTTTCATAACCTAGGTTTCTAGTA from Hymenobacter sp. GOD-10R carries:
- the traK gene encoding conjugative transposon protein TraK, yielding MFFTLALFCLLITVYAIYSGHKSTMIALDNIYLLNNGQLMTASAHSVKENRPVEVQDHVKRFHELFFTLDPDDKAIQYNMSQAMYLADASAQQQYEYLKESGYINELIQKNVSQDIRVDSVTVQPSGSGYYAKCYAQQHIIRTSTVTTRNLISECYLRDVSRSTNNPHGFLMERWRVVQNNDLQTETRR
- the traM gene encoding conjugative transposon protein TraM — translated: MSAPKLTQEFIKKRRLLLFIPLPSVIFLTILFVLGGGGKGVPTAEAGAGMSGLNTSLPSAGKTVLFGSKLDAYAAPQDSTHHNGLAFTTPPAPLDTAAAAITSQPTTGLNYAVQPGQPSQAYDPKTDPNVAAMQSRMQRTQQQLYAPEPAAYSSGSVATSSSYGSSSAKDEQMDQSLRELDQLRQQYEKRLQDLDKPAPAATPAAPVAAASPKSNKPAPSVVAAEPVSVVNRLQANSSASGKGNSFHGLGGTSHSTAAVNAVPAVVHSDQVVVQGQTVKLRLLADVQLEGRVIPANTFVYGVCGLSGQRLTITINSIQYDNSIVPVSLSAYDLDGGEGLNIPGSVDRDAAKQSMANGASSADLLTMSPSLGAQAAGIAIQTGKAIAGNKIKLVKINLKANYKLLLQ
- the traJ gene encoding conjugative transposon protein TraJ; translation: MLLSFLLQVSIPVESLQQLLDNLYNEMLPLCADLVNVGRALGGVGAMVFIGSKVWRSLATTEPLDWWPLMRPFGIGIAIALFPYMLGALNTGLGAISSATSSIVRVQNQNIIQLQERKKALLAKRPENAPYESDEAFEKELETKDALDFGGQAALYFNRAAYQVQKNFREWMRNVLELCHDSAALVISTVRTFFLIILSIIGPISFGFAIWPGFESTLTNWFSRYVNIFLWLPVANIFGAIIAKIQVMMLNLDIQQIQAGADLEKADYGYMIFLVIAIAGYFTVPSVSGWIVAASGLTNITKFMNNAGNTAGGIAGGAAGAVAGQTVGRGLNMAGQMLSDIKNNKVPGSVGNQKGYKNTAS